The Arthrobacter sp. NicSoilC5 genome has a window encoding:
- a CDS encoding TetR/AcrR family transcriptional regulator, translating to MNLQDTHSPLTIELPTPASSDGRSSRWQSHREERRRELIKQARRAVHVLGSDASMEDIATAAGTSKSVFYRYFGDKAGLQQAVGEVVLSQMQHRIQEAAQSALTPREGLLAMVSAYLQMADTSPNVYTFVTSYAPGDTAAPAHPAAPGGPLGPFFDAIADMIATPMRSHLGDVRETVIGYWPKAAIGLVRNAGEQWLSTPDSPAKPDQETMARQITAWLCVGIVPELTPASPTTKLSAKEGL from the coding sequence GTGAACCTTCAGGACACGCACTCCCCCCTGACCATCGAACTGCCCACGCCGGCGAGCTCCGACGGGCGTTCATCCCGCTGGCAGAGCCACCGGGAGGAACGGCGCAGGGAACTTATCAAGCAGGCCCGCCGCGCGGTGCACGTCCTGGGCAGCGACGCTTCCATGGAGGACATCGCCACAGCGGCCGGAACGTCGAAGTCGGTCTTCTACCGTTACTTCGGGGACAAGGCAGGGCTGCAGCAGGCGGTGGGTGAGGTGGTGCTCAGCCAGATGCAGCACCGCATCCAGGAGGCCGCCCAAAGCGCCCTCACGCCCCGGGAGGGCCTGCTCGCCATGGTTTCGGCCTACCTCCAGATGGCCGATACCAGCCCCAACGTCTACACCTTTGTCACCAGCTACGCGCCAGGTGATACCGCCGCCCCCGCGCACCCTGCTGCGCCCGGCGGACCGCTGGGCCCCTTTTTCGACGCCATCGCGGACATGATCGCCACCCCCATGCGGTCACACCTCGGCGATGTCAGGGAAACCGTCATCGGCTATTGGCCAAAGGCGGCAATCGGCCTGGTCCGGAATGCCGGCGAACAATGGCTAAGCACCCCGGACTCCCCTGCCAAACCAGACCAGGAGACCATGGCCCGCCAGATCACCGCATGGCTGTGCGTGGGCATCGTCCCCGAACTCACCCCCGCTTCACCGACCACCAAGTTATCCGCCAAAGAAGGACTGTGA